In one window of Microbacterium sp. PM5 DNA:
- a CDS encoding DUF2520 domain-containing protein, with amino-acid sequence MSGASRLGVGIIGAGRVGPVIGAALAGAGHALVGITAGSDRDRVEAILPGVPVLDADEIVRRSELVVIAVPHDELPSLVAGLAELDRWQIGQLVLHTDPAWGTDVLAPAARRGAIPLAVHPAVTFTGSSMDLRQLQDAFAAVTAPAAVLPIAQALAVELGCEPVVVAEADRAAYGEAIATATAFSASVVRQSTSLLRSAGIEEPGRYLSALVHSAVDRALQDGSPLIDDVLGG; translated from the coding sequence ATGAGCGGCGCGAGCAGACTGGGAGTGGGGATCATCGGCGCCGGACGCGTCGGGCCCGTCATCGGGGCGGCCCTGGCCGGCGCCGGACACGCCCTCGTCGGTATCACGGCCGGCTCCGACCGCGACCGCGTCGAAGCGATTCTGCCCGGGGTCCCCGTGCTCGACGCCGACGAGATCGTGCGTCGCAGCGAGCTCGTGGTGATCGCCGTTCCGCACGACGAGCTGCCGAGCCTGGTCGCCGGTCTGGCCGAACTCGATCGCTGGCAGATCGGGCAACTCGTCCTGCACACCGATCCCGCCTGGGGGACCGATGTGCTCGCTCCTGCGGCACGCCGCGGGGCGATTCCGCTCGCGGTGCACCCGGCGGTCACCTTCACCGGCAGCTCGATGGATCTGCGCCAGCTGCAGGACGCGTTCGCGGCGGTGACGGCGCCGGCCGCGGTGCTGCCGATCGCGCAGGCGCTCGCCGTCGAGCTGGGCTGCGAGCCCGTCGTCGTCGCCGAAGCCGACCGCGCCGCCTACGGCGAGGCCATCGCGACAGCGACGGCGTTCTCGGCATCCGTCGTCCGCCAATCGACGTCGCTGCTGCGCTCGGCCGGCATCGAGGAACCCGGACGCTACCTGTCGGCGCTCGTGCATTCCGCCGTCGACCGGGCGCTGCAGGACGGGTCGCCGCTGATCGACGACGTCCTCGGCGGCTGA
- the lysS gene encoding lysine--tRNA ligase: protein MTQTPNAASTPVPAAPDAEGADLADVHEQKAVRLAKRERLLAERADAAGGAYPVTVPVSDTIAALRARYADLEAGAETGVTASVAGRVVFSRNTGKLCFASLQAGDGSRIQAMVSLAEVGEESLQAWKDLVDLGDHVSVTGQVISSRRGELSIMVTDWVIAAKALLPLPNLYSELSEESRVRSRFLDLIARDQARETVIARAKVNASLRQTFTDHGFLEVETPMLQVQHGGAAARPFVTHSNAFDAELYLRIAPELFLKRAVVGGIDRVFEINRNFRNEGADSTHSPEFAMLEAYQSYTDYNGIADLTQELIQNAAIAVAGSTTVTWADGTEFDLGGQWDRISMYASLSDAAGTPITPGTPLDELKALAASVGVEVPEKVATHGKYVEELWEHFVKGGLERPTFVMDFPLDTSPLVREHRTVAGVVEKWDLYVRGFELATGYSELVDPVIQRERFVEQAKLAARGDDEAMRVDEEFLRALEHGMPPTGGMGMGIDRLLMAITGLGIRETILFPLVK from the coding sequence ATGACTCAGACGCCGAACGCCGCGTCCACGCCCGTCCCGGCCGCCCCTGACGCCGAGGGAGCGGACCTCGCCGACGTGCACGAGCAGAAGGCGGTACGCCTCGCCAAGCGCGAGCGGCTGCTCGCCGAGCGGGCGGATGCCGCGGGCGGCGCCTACCCGGTGACCGTCCCGGTCTCCGACACCATCGCCGCTCTGCGTGCGCGCTACGCCGATCTCGAGGCCGGCGCGGAGACCGGTGTCACCGCGTCGGTCGCCGGACGCGTCGTGTTCAGCCGCAATACGGGCAAGCTGTGCTTCGCGTCGCTGCAGGCCGGCGACGGCAGCCGCATCCAGGCGATGGTGTCGCTCGCCGAAGTGGGCGAGGAGTCGCTGCAGGCCTGGAAGGACCTCGTCGACCTCGGCGACCACGTCTCGGTGACCGGTCAGGTCATCTCCAGCCGCCGCGGCGAGCTGTCGATCATGGTCACCGACTGGGTGATCGCGGCGAAGGCGCTGCTGCCGCTGCCGAACCTGTACAGCGAGCTGAGCGAGGAGAGCCGGGTGCGCTCACGCTTCCTCGATCTCATCGCCCGCGATCAGGCGCGGGAGACGGTCATCGCGCGCGCCAAGGTGAATGCGTCGCTGCGCCAGACCTTCACCGATCACGGGTTCCTCGAGGTGGAGACTCCCATGCTGCAGGTGCAGCACGGCGGGGCGGCGGCGCGGCCCTTCGTGACGCACTCGAACGCGTTTGACGCCGAGCTGTACCTTCGCATCGCTCCCGAGCTCTTCCTCAAGCGCGCCGTCGTCGGCGGCATCGACCGGGTGTTCGAGATCAACCGCAACTTCCGCAACGAGGGTGCCGATTCGACCCACAGCCCCGAGTTCGCGATGCTCGAGGCCTATCAGTCCTACACCGACTACAACGGCATCGCCGACCTCACGCAGGAGCTCATCCAGAACGCGGCGATCGCCGTGGCCGGCTCGACGACGGTCACGTGGGCCGATGGGACGGAGTTCGATCTCGGCGGACAGTGGGATCGCATTTCGATGTACGCGTCCCTCTCGGATGCCGCGGGCACTCCGATCACGCCCGGGACCCCGCTGGACGAGCTGAAGGCGCTCGCCGCGTCGGTGGGCGTGGAGGTGCCCGAGAAGGTCGCGACGCACGGCAAGTACGTCGAAGAGCTGTGGGAGCATTTCGTGAAGGGCGGCCTGGAGCGGCCGACCTTCGTCATGGACTTTCCCCTGGACACCTCGCCGCTCGTCCGCGAGCACCGCACCGTCGCGGGAGTCGTCGAGAAGTGGGACCTGTACGTGCGCGGCTTCGAGCTGGCGACGGGGTACTCCGAGCTCGTCGACCCCGTCATCCAGCGTGAGCGCTTCGTCGAGCAGGCGAAGCTCGCGGCCCGTGGTGACGATGAGGCGATGCGCGTCGACGAGGAGTTCCTGCGCGCGCTCGAGCACGGGATGCCGCCGACGGGTGGCATGGGAATGGGCATCGACCGACTGCTCATGGCGATCACCGGACTCGGCATCCGCGAGACGATCCTCTTCCCGCTGGTGAAGTAG
- a CDS encoding PH domain-containing protein: MTDPAAVADVRSPLSDGEWHRLHPLTPVLRGGLFLVVVLGIVITNLRDRIIGWLFPAVADLERYEADPVDYVVSNNLILLALLAVLAVLLLLLGGFWLSWRFHTFRITGDDVEVRSGIFFRTHRRAPLDRVQGVNLTRPMVARLLGAAKLEVVGAGLDSNVKLEYLSTTNAEAVRADILRLASGRQLARASDAAGSMPRGRAAVATVSAALTGLIDGAEQPVAEPASVVHIPPGRLIGSRLLSGSTLWLLVLAAAIIVGAVVGTPWVLFTLVPAVLGFAAYWFRTITRALRYSIAPTPSGVRITFGLFTTITETLPPGRVHAFEIRQPLLWRGCGWWSIRVNRLSGRSASDAQSQQFADVLPVGTRDDVERVMRLFLPGISAAQWQELVVHGLLGPHDASDPYVTTPRRAWWLRPLSWRRNGVLLTEDAILLRHGLIWRSLVILPLARLQSVALSQGPLGRSQKAATLTGHTVAGQVPGAVGALDRDDAIAVWQRAATAVITAAASDRSHRWDAAPPASPAPITIATTDQEEGRA; encoded by the coding sequence GTGACCGATCCCGCCGCCGTCGCCGACGTGCGCTCGCCGCTCAGCGACGGCGAGTGGCATCGACTGCACCCCCTCACCCCCGTGCTGCGCGGCGGGCTGTTCCTCGTGGTCGTGCTCGGCATCGTCATCACGAACCTGCGCGACCGCATCATCGGCTGGCTCTTCCCCGCCGTCGCCGACCTGGAACGCTACGAGGCCGACCCCGTCGACTACGTCGTCAGCAACAACCTCATCCTGCTCGCGCTGCTGGCGGTGCTGGCCGTGCTGCTGCTCCTGCTGGGCGGCTTCTGGCTGTCGTGGCGTTTCCACACGTTCCGCATCACCGGCGACGACGTGGAGGTGCGCAGCGGCATCTTCTTCCGCACCCATCGGCGTGCGCCGCTCGATCGGGTGCAGGGCGTCAACCTGACCCGCCCGATGGTCGCGCGGCTCCTGGGCGCGGCCAAGCTCGAGGTCGTCGGCGCGGGACTCGACAGCAACGTCAAGCTCGAATACCTCTCGACCACCAACGCCGAGGCCGTGCGCGCCGACATCCTTCGCCTCGCCTCCGGCCGCCAGCTCGCGCGAGCCTCGGATGCCGCGGGATCCATGCCCCGCGGGCGGGCCGCCGTCGCCACCGTCAGCGCGGCGCTCACCGGGCTGATCGACGGCGCCGAACAGCCCGTGGCCGAACCGGCATCCGTCGTGCACATCCCGCCGGGGAGGCTCATCGGCTCACGGCTGCTGTCGGGGTCGACGCTGTGGCTGCTGGTGCTGGCCGCCGCCATCATCGTCGGCGCCGTCGTGGGCACGCCCTGGGTGCTGTTCACCCTGGTGCCGGCCGTGCTGGGTTTCGCGGCCTATTGGTTTCGCACCATCACCCGCGCCCTGCGCTACTCGATCGCCCCCACGCCCTCGGGGGTGCGCATCACCTTCGGACTGTTCACGACCATCACCGAGACGCTGCCGCCGGGCCGCGTGCACGCGTTCGAGATCCGCCAGCCGCTGCTCTGGCGCGGGTGCGGCTGGTGGTCGATTCGGGTCAACCGACTCTCGGGGCGTTCGGCCAGCGACGCGCAGTCGCAGCAGTTCGCGGATGTGCTGCCGGTCGGCACTCGCGACGACGTCGAGCGGGTGATGCGCCTGTTCCTTCCTGGGATCTCGGCCGCGCAGTGGCAGGAGCTGGTCGTGCACGGTCTGCTCGGCCCGCACGACGCGAGCGACCCGTATGTGACGACGCCGCGGCGCGCGTGGTGGTTGCGCCCGCTGTCGTGGCGGCGCAACGGGGTGCTGCTCACCGAGGACGCGATTCTGCTTCGCCACGGTCTCATCTGGCGCTCGCTGGTGATCCTGCCGCTCGCGCGCCTGCAGTCGGTGGCGTTGTCGCAGGGGCCGCTCGGGCGTTCGCAGAAGGCGGCGACACTCACCGGGCACACCGTCGCCGGGCAGGTGCCGGGCGCGGTCGGGGCGCTCGACCGCGACGACGCCATCGCGGTGTGGCAGCGGGCGGCGACGGCGGTGATCACGGCCGCCGCGAGCGACCGTTCGCACCGGTGGGATGCCGCGCCCCCGGCGTCGCCGGCGCCGATCACGATCGCGACCACCGACCAAGAGGAAGGACGCGCATGA
- a CDS encoding IclR family transcriptional regulator: MIQSIDRAARILSLLQGARRLGISELAVALDLPPSTVHGLVKSLQEHGLVIQEARGSRYALGPALLTLSSVYLDTLDVRARSLRRMHDLSHRTELACRLGVAHNTDVLVIHHDRRPDGTEQMPETGITLPAHASALGKVLLAYDDDFRTEVLAHPLADLTGDTVTDTAALQEQLIVVRDGALATENEEAVIGDASVAVPVTGEDGTVIAALGVVFPAPVSELDAAALKELRDAAQAISRDLGAPSWPPRAGAAV, encoded by the coding sequence ATGATCCAGTCCATCGACCGCGCCGCGCGCATCCTCTCCCTGCTGCAGGGTGCGCGGCGCCTCGGCATCAGCGAGCTCGCCGTCGCCCTCGACCTGCCGCCGTCGACGGTGCACGGCCTCGTGAAGTCGCTGCAGGAACACGGTCTGGTGATTCAGGAGGCGCGCGGCAGCCGCTATGCCCTCGGCCCGGCGCTGCTCACCCTCTCGAGCGTGTACCTCGACACCCTCGACGTGCGCGCACGGTCGCTGCGGCGCATGCACGACCTGTCGCATCGCACCGAACTCGCGTGTCGGCTGGGTGTCGCGCACAACACGGACGTCCTCGTCATCCACCACGATCGCCGGCCCGACGGCACGGAGCAGATGCCCGAGACGGGGATCACCCTCCCGGCCCACGCCTCCGCCCTCGGAAAGGTGCTGCTCGCCTACGACGACGACTTCCGCACGGAGGTGCTCGCTCACCCCCTGGCCGACCTGACCGGCGACACGGTCACCGACACGGCCGCGCTGCAGGAGCAGCTGATCGTCGTGCGGGACGGTGCGCTGGCAACCGAGAACGAAGAGGCCGTCATCGGCGACGCCTCCGTCGCCGTTCCGGTCACAGGCGAGGACGGCACGGTGATCGCTGCGCTCGGGGTCGTCTTCCCCGCGCCGGTCTCGGAGCTGGATGCCGCAGCCCTCAAGGAACTGCGCGACGCGGCACAGGCGATCTCCCGCGACCTGGGAGCTCCGAGCTGGCCGCCCCGAGCGGGCGCGGCGGTCTGA